The Thermobifida halotolerans sequence GGCGGTGGCGGCCGGCCAGGATGTGGGCAGGGTGGGGTCGGACTCGCCGGTGTTCTGGCCGCGTCGGTGCAGTCGGTCGGTGACCGGTGGGCGGCTGTGGTGTTCGCTCATGGGTGGGGGAGGGGTGTGCGGCAGGCGTCGGCGTCGGGGAGTGCGGGGCGCCGGTCTGCGGTGGCCGGGCCGCCCGGTACACGCTGGAGGCCCTCCTGTGTCGGGTGCCGGGTGGTGGCGCGCGTCTATGTGTTCGGGTGGCCGGCCCGGGACGGCTGACTGCGTCGGGGGGTCGGTTCGCCCGGAGCGCGGTGCGGGGGTGGGTCGGCCGCCCCGACGCATGGGGACCTGCTCGGCCCGGTCAGGCGGTGCACTGACGCGGACGGCTCCCGCTTCCGCCGGGCGGGTGCGGTGGCCGTCCGCGTCGGTCTGGTCGGGTCGTTGCCTCGGGGCGCGTCGGTGGTGTGCGCCGCAGGCCCGCGATGCGGGGCCGGGACGGCTAGGCCGTTAGGCCGTCACGACCAGGGTGGCGGCGGCCCGGTCGTGGATGGAGCGTTGGCGTGGTTCGTCGATCACAGCCAGGACGACGTTGAGGACTCCGCCGAAGGGGAGCGCGTTCATCAGCAGGAGGAGGGCTGTTCGGGCCGCTGCCGATCCCTTCGTCGGTGGTTGCCCGGTGGCCGCGTCCACGACCCTGATCTTGAGTATCCGCTTGCCCGGCGTCTGTCCGCTGCGCGCGGTCGGCAGCCAGAAGTAGCAGAAGCTCGACAGTGCGGCCAGGAGCAGGGCGAGGAGGACCATGAGGGCGGCCAGGCCCTCGCTGCCGAGGTTGGACATGGTGACGGCTCCGCCTATTCCCACTCCCAGGTAGACCACGAAGAACAGGAGGACGGCGAGGACGGAGTCGATGGCGTAGGCGCCGATCCGGAGACCGAAGTTCGCCGGCTGCGGTCCCGGGGGGTGCTGGGCGGGGGGCCAGCCGTGGGCGGCAGCGGGCTGGGCGAGGGGCGGTGGGTGGCCGTAGGGGGCGGGCTGGGGCTGGTGGGGCTGTGGGAAGGACGGGGGGTGACCCATGGCCGCGGTTCCTCACACAGAGTTCGGTATCGGTGGACGCAGCGGATTCTGCCACCGATTTCCGGGGTTGTCGCATCGTCGTCTCGGCGGGGGAGCGGGTG is a genomic window containing:
- a CDS encoding RDD family protein — translated: MGHPPSFPQPHQPQPAPYGHPPPLAQPAAAHGWPPAQHPPGPQPANFGLRIGAYAIDSVLAVLLFFVVYLGVGIGGAVTMSNLGSEGLAALMVLLALLLAALSSFCYFWLPTARSGQTPGKRILKIRVVDAATGQPPTKGSAAARTALLLLMNALPFGGVLNVVLAVIDEPRQRSIHDRAAATLVVTA